A stretch of the Gymnogyps californianus isolate 813 chromosome 15, ASM1813914v2, whole genome shotgun sequence genome encodes the following:
- the TBC1D24 gene encoding TBC1 domain family member 24 isoform X2 encodes MDEYNRFVDWDKMDVTVQSQDAKELTCTEFQELKQLARQGYWAKNHSLRAKVYHKLISNIPCRTVTPDANVYRDIVVKIVGKRNSSSLPLPEFVDNSLVPTYCLNAEGIGAVRKIILCIANQFPDISFCPALPSVIALLLHYSKDEAECFEQVCRILACNDPSKRLIDQTFLAFESSCMTFGDLVNKYCQAAHKLMVAVSEDVLEVYSDWQRWLFGELPMVYVARVFDVFLVEGYKVLYRVALALLKFFHKVRAGQPMESDSIQQDIRAFVRDIAKSVSPERLLEKAFAIRLFSRKEIQLLQMANEKALQQKGITVKQKSVASPKRQNVHLAVHAENFKSEIVSVKEMRDIWSWIPERFALCQPLLLFTTLEHGCSLSRFYSHSEGHEPTLLLIKTTAKEVCGAYLSTDWSERRRGGNKLSFFGTGECFVFRLQPEVERYEWVIIKHPELATTGSEPENHASPASSTLSSGSVPSDPSDRLSPFLAARHFNLPSKTASMFMAGSSECIIIGGGDGQALYLDADLNHGRTSHCDTFNNQPLCSESFQISVLEVWGFRDTMNG; translated from the exons ATGGATGAATACAACCGCTTTGTGGATTGGGATAAAATGGATGTTACTGTCCAGAGCCAGGATGCGAAGGAGCTAACGTGCACAGAGTTCCAGGAGCTCAAGCAGCTGGCCCGGCAGGGCTACTGGGCCAAGAACCACTCTCTGAGAGCCAAAGTGTACCACAAACTAATTAGCAATATCCCGTGCCGCACAGTGACCCCAGATGCAAATGTGTACCGGGACATTGTTGTGAAGATTGTTGGAAAACGTAACAGTAGCTCCCTTCCACTACCAGAGTTTGTGGATAACAGCCTGGTCCCCACGTACTGCTTGAATGCAGAAGGCATCGGGGCAGTCAGGAAGATTATACTGTGCATTGCGAATCAGTTCCCAGACATATCATTTTGCCCAGCGCTGCCTTCCGTCATAGCTTTGCTCCTCCACTACAGCAAAGATGAGGCAGAGTGCTTTGAACAGGTTTGTCGCATCCTTGCTTGCAATGACCCGTCTAAGCGGCTCATCGATCAGACGTTCTTAGCTTTTGAGTCCTCCTGCATGACCTTTGGTGACCTGGTTAACAAGTACTGTCAGGCGGCACATAAGCTGATGGTGGCAGTGTCCGAGGATGTGTTGGAGGTGTACTCCGACTGGCAACGGTGGCTCTTCGGAGAACTGCCTATGGTGTACGTTGCGCGGGTCTTTGATGTGTTTCTGGTGGAGGGCTACAAAGTTCTGTATCGTGTTGCGCTGgctcttctgaaattttttcaCAAAGTCAGAGCTGGGCAGCCCATGGAGTCTGACAGCATACAGCAGGACATTCGAGCTTTTGTGAGAGACATTGCCAAGTCAGTGTCTCCGGAGAGGCTTCTGGAAAAAGCCTTTGCTATCCGCCTTTTCTCACGGAAGGAGATCCAGCTTCTGCAGATGGCCAATGAGAAGGCTTTGCAACAGAAGGGCATCACTGTCAAACAGAAAAG TGTTGCATCTCCCAAAAG GCAGAATGTGCACTTAGCAGTTCATGCTGAGAACTTCAAGTCTGAAATTGTCAGTGTGAAAGAGATGCGAGATATCTGGTCATGGATCCCAGAGCGATTTGCACTTTGCCAGCCCCTCTTGCTTTTCACCACCTTGGAACATGGCTGTAGTCTGAGCAG GTTCTATTCTCACAGCGAGGGACATGAACCAACTCTTCTCCTCATCAAGACCACAGCAAAAGAG GTCTGTGGTGCTTACCTGTCAACTGACTGGAGCGAGCGCAGACGAGGAGGGAACAAGCTGAGTTTCTTTGGAACTGGGGAGTGCTTTGTATTTAGG ctgcagccagaagTGGAACGCTACGAGTGGGTGATCATAAAACACCCAGAACTGGCCACAACTGGTTCAGAGCCAGAAAATCATGCCTCACCAGCTTCCAGCACCCTCTCTTCTGGCAGTGTCCCATCAGACCCCTCAGATCGCCTTTCTCCCTTCTTAGCGGCTCGGCACTTCAACTTGCCTTCCAAAACAGCCTCCATGTTCATGGCTGGCAGCAGCGAGTGCATCATTATAG GAGGTGGTGATGGCCAGGCTCTTTACCTCGATGCAGATCTGAACCACGGAAGAACCAGCCACTGCGATACTTTCAATAATCAGCCACTGTGCTCTGAAAGCTTCCAGATCTCTGTCTTGGAGGTGTGGGGCTTCAGGGACACCATGAATGGTTGA
- the TBC1D24 gene encoding TBC1 domain family member 24 isoform X1 has translation MDEYNRFVDWDKMDVTVQSQDAKELTCTEFQELKQLARQGYWAKNHSLRAKVYHKLISNIPCRTVTPDANVYRDIVVKIVGKRNSSSLPLPEFVDNSLVPTYCLNAEGIGAVRKIILCIANQFPDISFCPALPSVIALLLHYSKDEAECFEQVCRILACNDPSKRLIDQTFLAFESSCMTFGDLVNKYCQAAHKLMVAVSEDVLEVYSDWQRWLFGELPMVYVARVFDVFLVEGYKVLYRVALALLKFFHKVRAGQPMESDSIQQDIRAFVRDIAKSVSPERLLEKAFAIRLFSRKEIQLLQMANEKALQQKGITVKQKRQNVHLAVHAENFKSEIVSVKEMRDIWSWIPERFALCQPLLLFTTLEHGCSLSRFYSHSEGHEPTLLLIKTTAKEVCGAYLSTDWSERRRGGNKLSFFGTGECFVFRLQPEVERYEWVIIKHPELATTGSEPENHASPASSTLSSGSVPSDPSDRLSPFLAARHFNLPSKTASMFMAGSSECIIIGGGDGQALYLDADLNHGRTSHCDTFNNQPLCSESFQISVLEVWGFRDTMNG, from the exons ATGGATGAATACAACCGCTTTGTGGATTGGGATAAAATGGATGTTACTGTCCAGAGCCAGGATGCGAAGGAGCTAACGTGCACAGAGTTCCAGGAGCTCAAGCAGCTGGCCCGGCAGGGCTACTGGGCCAAGAACCACTCTCTGAGAGCCAAAGTGTACCACAAACTAATTAGCAATATCCCGTGCCGCACAGTGACCCCAGATGCAAATGTGTACCGGGACATTGTTGTGAAGATTGTTGGAAAACGTAACAGTAGCTCCCTTCCACTACCAGAGTTTGTGGATAACAGCCTGGTCCCCACGTACTGCTTGAATGCAGAAGGCATCGGGGCAGTCAGGAAGATTATACTGTGCATTGCGAATCAGTTCCCAGACATATCATTTTGCCCAGCGCTGCCTTCCGTCATAGCTTTGCTCCTCCACTACAGCAAAGATGAGGCAGAGTGCTTTGAACAGGTTTGTCGCATCCTTGCTTGCAATGACCCGTCTAAGCGGCTCATCGATCAGACGTTCTTAGCTTTTGAGTCCTCCTGCATGACCTTTGGTGACCTGGTTAACAAGTACTGTCAGGCGGCACATAAGCTGATGGTGGCAGTGTCCGAGGATGTGTTGGAGGTGTACTCCGACTGGCAACGGTGGCTCTTCGGAGAACTGCCTATGGTGTACGTTGCGCGGGTCTTTGATGTGTTTCTGGTGGAGGGCTACAAAGTTCTGTATCGTGTTGCGCTGgctcttctgaaattttttcaCAAAGTCAGAGCTGGGCAGCCCATGGAGTCTGACAGCATACAGCAGGACATTCGAGCTTTTGTGAGAGACATTGCCAAGTCAGTGTCTCCGGAGAGGCTTCTGGAAAAAGCCTTTGCTATCCGCCTTTTCTCACGGAAGGAGATCCAGCTTCTGCAGATGGCCAATGAGAAGGCTTTGCAACAGAAGGGCATCACTGTCAAACAGAAAAG GCAGAATGTGCACTTAGCAGTTCATGCTGAGAACTTCAAGTCTGAAATTGTCAGTGTGAAAGAGATGCGAGATATCTGGTCATGGATCCCAGAGCGATTTGCACTTTGCCAGCCCCTCTTGCTTTTCACCACCTTGGAACATGGCTGTAGTCTGAGCAG GTTCTATTCTCACAGCGAGGGACATGAACCAACTCTTCTCCTCATCAAGACCACAGCAAAAGAG GTCTGTGGTGCTTACCTGTCAACTGACTGGAGCGAGCGCAGACGAGGAGGGAACAAGCTGAGTTTCTTTGGAACTGGGGAGTGCTTTGTATTTAGG ctgcagccagaagTGGAACGCTACGAGTGGGTGATCATAAAACACCCAGAACTGGCCACAACTGGTTCAGAGCCAGAAAATCATGCCTCACCAGCTTCCAGCACCCTCTCTTCTGGCAGTGTCCCATCAGACCCCTCAGATCGCCTTTCTCCCTTCTTAGCGGCTCGGCACTTCAACTTGCCTTCCAAAACAGCCTCCATGTTCATGGCTGGCAGCAGCGAGTGCATCATTATAG GAGGTGGTGATGGCCAGGCTCTTTACCTCGATGCAGATCTGAACCACGGAAGAACCAGCCACTGCGATACTTTCAATAATCAGCCACTGTGCTCTGAAAGCTTCCAGATCTCTGTCTTGGAGGTGTGGGGCTTCAGGGACACCATGAATGGTTGA